In Geobacillus kaustophilus, a genomic segment contains:
- the cas5b gene encoding type I-B CRISPR-associated protein Cas5b yields the protein MKALRLKLFQETACYKKPFASKVAETYPLPPYSTVKGMIHALLRADRFIPMRLSVQGEYEAKLLDYQRHYFFKKRDVAAFPLILDGIQDESFSYDANEITTMPIYTHLLYRVDLLIHVEAEKEVLERVIHAIETGENHYSLGRWEDLVRIDEYKIVQVDELDEEKDLRYYAYIPHHLLDIDIKHIPYELPWKYEVVNGVRKWEKVNVGYVRKGTTAPEGACIDEDGELVFFHL from the coding sequence ATGAAGGCGTTGCGTTTAAAACTATTTCAAGAGACAGCGTGCTATAAAAAACCGTTCGCTTCCAAGGTGGCGGAAACATATCCGCTTCCGCCTTATTCTACAGTTAAAGGAATGATTCACGCGTTGCTTCGCGCGGATCGTTTCATCCCCATGCGCCTAAGCGTTCAAGGGGAGTATGAGGCGAAACTGCTCGACTATCAGCGGCATTACTTTTTTAAAAAACGTGATGTCGCTGCTTTTCCACTGATCCTTGATGGGATTCAGGATGAGTCGTTTTCGTACGATGCTAACGAAATTACGACAATGCCCATTTATACACATTTGTTGTACCGAGTTGATTTGTTGATTCACGTTGAGGCAGAAAAAGAAGTTCTTGAACGGGTAATACATGCCATCGAAACTGGCGAAAACCATTATAGCTTAGGTAGATGGGAAGATTTGGTCCGAATTGATGAGTATAAAATAGTTCAGGTAGATGAATTGGATGAAGAGAAAGATTTACGCTATTACGCTTACATTCCCCATCATTTGCTCGATATAGACATAAAGCATATCCCATATGAACTCCCTTGGAAATACGAAGTCGTGAACGGAGTGAGAAAATGGGAGAAAGTCAATGTGGGATACGTGCGAAAAGGGACGACAGCTCCAGAGGGAGCGTGTATTGATGAAGACGGGGAGCTCGTATTTTTCCATTTATAG